The genomic DNA TCGGCAGCGCGGCGCAGCGCCTCGACCGGCAGGCGCGCACGGTCAGCCTCGCGGACGGGCGGATCCTCCCCTACGACCGCCTGCTCATCGCCACCGGCACCCGCGCCCGGCCTTGGGCGAATCCGCACGAGGGCCGCCTCGCCGGCGTCTTCACCCTGCGCGGGCGGGACGACGCCGCCGCCCTGCGGCGGGCGCTGGCCGCCGGCCCGAAGCACGTGCTGGTGATCGGCGCCGGTTTCATCGGCTGCGAGGTCGCGAGCCTGTGCCGGCAGCTCGACCTGCCGGTCACCCTGGTCGAGCCGGGCCCGACGCCGCTGGGCCGCGTCCTCGGCAGCACCGTCGGGGCGTTCATCGGCGCGATCCACGAGGGCCACGGCGTCGCGCTGCGGTGCGGCCGCGAGGTCGAGTGGCTGGAGGGCCGGGACGGCCGGCTGGTTCGCGCCCATCTCGTCGACGGCAGCAGCCTCGCGGCCGACATCGCCGTCATCGCCCTGGGGGCCGTGCGCAACACCGAGTGGCTCGACGGGGCCGGCCTGTCGGCGGATCCGGGCGGGGTCGATTGCGACGCCCGCGGCCACGTCCTCGATACCGACGGCAGGCCCGACCCGCGCATCGCCGCCGCCGGCGACGTGGCGCGCTTTCCCCACCCGCTCTACGACGGCCGGCGCGTCGCCCTGGAGCACTGGAGCCACGCGGTGGCGCAGGGCGTCCATGCCGGCCGGCTCCTCGCCGGCGCGGAGCCCGGGGCGCCCTACGGCGCCCTGCCGACCTTCTGGTCGACGCAGGGCGACCTCGTGGTGAAATCCGTCGGCCTGACCGAGGGCGCCGACGCGGTGGCGATCACGCAGGGTGACGCGGCCGCCGGCCGGTTCGTCGCCACCTACGGCCGCGCGGGGCGCTGCATCGCGGCGGTCTCGGTGGATTCCGCCCGCTGGCTGCCGGCCCATGCCGAGCTGGTCGAGACCCGCGCGCCGTTCCCGCCCGAGGGCGCCGCGACCGACCGACCGAAGGGCGTCACGGTCTTCGAGCCGGGCTTCGCCTAGGACCGCCCGACCGCGTCGCGCGGACGATGCGGACCCGGATGCGGAACCGCCACGATGCGCGAAGCCTTTGCTGTCGCGGCATCTGTCCCGAAGGCCGGTGGCCGCCGTCCGGGTCGATGTGTGAAGGAGACCGCATGCCCGACGCCACCCTCCTCGATCAGGTCAAGGACTTCGCCAACCGGCCGAACCCCTACCCGGTCTACGCGAAGCTGCGGGAGAATCCCGTCTCGCGCCAGGATGACGGCACCGAGGCGGGCACGTGGGTGGCGGCGAGCCACGGCACCATCGCGCGCCTGCTGCAGGACCCGCGGGTCAGCTCCGACACCCTGCCGCCGGCCGACCGGCCCCGCACCGGCAACCCCCTCACCGACCTGATCGTGAAGCCGCTCAAGGACTGGATGATGGACCGGCACCGGGTCTTCATCTTCCGCGACCCGCCGGACCACGACGCGCTGCGCTCGGCGGTGATGCACCAGTTCTCCCGCGAGCGCGTCCAGGCGATGCGCGCCCGCTCCGACCGGCTGGTGGCCGACCTGCTCGACGAGAAATGCGGTGCCCGGGAGATCGACGCGGTCGACGACCTCGCCTACCCGCTGCCCGTGACGGTGATCTGCGAGCTGTTCGGCGTGCCCCGGGAGGACGAGCCGAAATTCCACGGCTGGGCGACCCAGCTCGCCACCGCGCTGGAGCCCGACAGCCTGTCGGACCCCGAGATCCGCGCGGCGAACAGCCGGACCTTCGACGCGATCGGCGGCTACATGGGCGACCTGATCAAGGAGAAGCGCCGGCACCCGCAGGACGACATGCTGTCGGGCCTCGCCAACCACGCCACCCCGGCCGGCGTGAAGATGGGCGATTACGACCTGATCGCCACCTCGATCCTGATGCTGGTCGCCGGGCACGAGACCACCGTGAACCTGATCACCAACGGCCTGCTGACCCTGCTGCGGCATCCGGACGAGCTGGAGCGCCTGCGGCAGGATCCGCTCCGGGCCCCGCGGCTGATCGAGGAGCTGCTCCGCTACGAGCCGCCGGTGCAGTTCCGGACGCGGCGGACCCTGTCGCCCATCGACATCGCGGGGGTCACGGTCCCCGAGGGGGCCGATCTCGTGCTGCTGCTGGCCTCCGGCAACCGCGACGCGGCCGTCTTCCCCGATCCCGACCGGTTCGACCCGGACCGCGCTGGAACCCGCCATCTCGGGTTCGGCGGCGGCCTGCACTACTGCGTGGGCGCGCCACTCGCCCGGTTCGAGGCCGAGGCGGCGCTCACCGCCCTCGCCCGCCGGCTGAAGGCGCCGCGCCTCATCGAGGACCCGCCGCCCTACCGGCCGGGCGCCGCCCTGCGCGGTCCGGAGCACCTGCGGGTGGCGATCGACGGGATCGCGTGAGCCGAGGGGCCGCGAGGCCGGGCGGCCGCCGAGACGGGGGGCCGGACGATCTGCGGCCGGGTCGCCGCCTCAGCCCGCCCCGGCCGGCCCGGCGCTCCGCTGTCAGGCGGCCTTCACGGCAGCGAGGAAGGTCGCGACCTCCTGGCCGAGGCTCGTCGAGTAGCGGGCCAGTTCCTGCGCGGCGCTCAGCACCTGATCGGAGGCCGCGCCGGTCTCGCGGGCCGCCTGCCGGACGTCGGCGATGTCGGTGCTCACCGCCTGGGTGCCCTGCGCCGCCTGCGTGACGTTGCGGACGATCTCGCTCGTCGCCGCGCCCTGCTCCTCCATGGCGGCGGCCACGCTGAGCGCGACCGTGCGCATCTCCTCGATCGTGCCCCCGATCGTCCGCATCGACTCCACCGCCTGCCGCGTCTCGTTCTGGATGGCCGCGATCTGCGTCGCGATGGTCTCGGTCGCCCGGGCGGTCTGCGAGGCCAGCGCCTTCACCTCGCCCGCCACCACGGCGAAACCCTTGCCCGCCTCGCCGGCGCGCGCGGCCTCGATGGTGGCGTTGAGGGCCAGCAGGTTGGTCTGCCCGGCGATCCCGGCGATCAGGCCCATCACCTCGCTGATCTGGTCCGTGCCGCGGGAGAGCACCTGCATCAGCGCGTTGGTCTGAGCCACGTCCGTGCCGGCCCGGTCGGCCATCGCGGAGGACTGGGCGACGCGGGACGCGATCTCGTTGATCGAGGCGGCCATCTCTTCGCTGGCCGCCGCCACGGTCTGCACGTTGCTGGAGGTCTGCTCGGAGGTCGCGGCGACGCGCACCGACTGGTCGGTGGTCCGCGCGGCCGTGCGCGTCATCTCCCGGGCCGTGGCCTCCATCTCCACCGCGGCCGCCGACAGGCCCTGCGTCAGCGCGCTGACCTGCGCGTCGAACCGGGCGGTGACGTCGTCCAGCATCTGGGCGCGGCGCATCTTCGCCTCGCTCTCCGTCACGGCGGCCGCGTCGGCCGCGCGCTTGGCGATCAGGGCGTCCTTGAACACCTGGACGGCGCGCGCCATGGCGCCGACCTCGTCGCCGCGGCGCTGGTCGGCGACCGTCACCGCGAGGTCGCCGTCCGCGAGGCCGCGCATCGCCGCGGTCAGGCGGGTGATCGGGCGCGACAGGCCGTTGCCGACGAGCAGGAGCAGCGCCAGGATCGGCAGGGCGAGGCCGGCCGACCAGAGCCCGAGGGTGATCGCCCGGTCGCGCACGGCCGCGTGGACGTCGTCGCGGTACAGGCCGGTGGCGACGATCCAGCCCCACGGCTTGAACATCTGCACGCTCGCGACCTTCTCCACCGGCACGGACCCGCCGGCGCGCGGCTTCATGTAGTCGACGAAGCCGGCGCCGTCGCGCTTGGCGGTCTCGACCATCTCGGCGAAGTAGCGCTTCCCGCCCGGGACGTCGGTCTGGTCCAGCACCTGCTTGCCGACGTTCTTGGCGTTGAAGGCGTTGGCGATCAGGTGGCCCTGGGCGTCGAGGACGAAGAAGTAGTCCTCGCTGCCGAAGCGCAGGGCGGTGATCGCCGCGAGCGCGGCCTTCTGCGCCTCGGCGACGGGCATCTGGCCCGTCCGGGCCTGCGCCTCGTAGTGGACGAGCAGGCTCTGCGCGACCTCGGTCAGGCGCTTGGTCATCAGGGCGCGGTCCTCGAGCGCCGAGCCGCGCATGTCGACGAAGCTCAGGGCGCTGAGGGCGCCGATGGCCAGGAGCACCAGGGCCATCACGGCTGCGAGCTTGTGGCGAAGCCGGAGATCGGCGAAGCCCTGCCACGGCGCGGCACGGTCGGCGGGCGGGCGGCTGGTCTGCGTGGGGGTCATCCGAGCACCGGAAGAGGAGGCGTTCGGCCGGCCGGCATGGACTCGCCGTCGGCGCTGCACCGCATCAGCGTCGTGCAATCGGGTTAGTAAATCGCAAAGATGTGAGGCCGTTAGCCGGCACTTCGGAGGCGAATATCGGTGCCAAGTCAGCGAATGCGGTTCAGTCTAGAGGTTTACACAGATTAGTATCGGGGCCGGGCCGGGCCGTTTGACGGCCTGCAGCTACGCGCTGACGCTGTAGTGGATCGGCTTGAAGCTGCCGTTGTTGGATTGCAGGGCGGAGCAGGCGGTGAGCCCGATGATCAGGTCGGTCTCGGCCACGAACACGATCCGGTCCCCTGCCCGGCTGAGGGGCGGCGCCACGGTGAGCGCCCCGGTCGCGCCGTCGACCGGCACGTTCATGAAGCAGTTGAACGCCACCGGGATCGCGTCCGGCGCGATGCCGTAGGGGGCGAGCGCCGCCGCGAGGTTGCCGAAGCAGCCGCGATGCGGGTTCGTGTCGCCGTAGATGATGCGGAACGTGTCGGACGAGCACGGCGTCAGCAGGAAATCGTGCCGCCCCACCGTGTCCTCGACGATCCGCAGCAGGATGTTGGAGCGGTTCGAGTAGAGCGGGTCACCGGTGGTCAGGTAGATCCGGCTGGCGTAGTCGAGGGTCCGGCCCGACGAGATCACCTCCCCCGTATCGTGGCGGTTGAAGGCGAGAAGGTCGGCCACCTGCTCCCCGCACGGGTCGATCACCGTGAGGCGCTGACCCCGCTCGAGGGTGAAGGCGACGCCGGAGCGCGGCTCGATCGTCTGCACGTCGTCTTGGCACATGGTGGGTTGGCTCACTCCGTTCGAGGCCCGCGATCCGACCGGCTCAGGCGCCGCTGCCCGGCAGGCCGCGGTCGAAGGGCAGGACCGGCGGGTGCCAGTCCCGCGCCTCGGGGGCCGGTGCCGGTCGGCCCTTCATCGGGCAGCGCCAGTCCGCGTCGACCGCGCGGCCGCTGTACTGGCGCGCCTCCGAGGCCTCGCCGTGGCGCGCCAGCATCGGGTTCACGCTGCCGGCGAGGGCCTCGTCGCGCTCCAGGATCGCGGCGCGCAGCTTCTCGTAGCGCCCCTCCGCCCGCAGCCGCTCGAACTGCGCGTGCAGGTTGAAGACCAGGACCGGCGACGAGAAGCGCCGCGCCGGCCGGCTCGCCTGCGGGTGCAGCCCGACCACGAAGAACGCCTCGCCGCCGAAGCTCAGGGAGAAGTGCGGGTTGTCGGGATCCTCGGCCACGCGGGCATCGTGGGGCTGGCCGAGCCAGGCATCCTTGTCGGTCAGGGATTGCGCGCGCGCCCAGAGATTCCGCTCGAACGCTTCCTCCGAGAGATCGCTCGGACCCTCGAACACGACCGCGAAACTCTGGAACAGGTCGGGCTGCGCGCGGTACTGCGCCACGAAGGCGAGCAGCGCCGGGTAGATCCGCATGTCGTCCCAACCCGAGGTGATGTCCCGGGCCACCACGATCCGCATCCGCCCGCGGGACAGGGCCGACTTGGCGCCCACGCAGGGGAAGGGCGGATTCCGGATGAAGTCGCGGAAGGCCTCGGCACGGGGGTGCTCTCGGTCGTCGCGGGGGAGATGCATGCGGGTCCTGCCCGGTCTCTGCGCGGCCGGCCTCGACGCGAGGCGGCCGCTGTTCGGGACTCCGGCAACACCACCGGGCGGCCGCTGTTCCGTCCTGCGACAGGTCGTCCGGGGGACAAGGTGAATCCGGCTGAACGCGGGTAAGTTGTGCTCCGCCGATCAGCCAATATTCCGTGGATCAGGCGTGCCGGATAAACATAGGTTAAGGCAGGAAAGACTCGCCGGACTGGCACCGCTCCGGCGCTGTGCTGCCGCGAGGGCCGCCTGGACTGGGCCGATCCGCCGGGTGGAAGCTCAGGCCCGCCCGGCCGTTCGCGCCCGGTGCCGCGTCGCCGCGGCGGCCCCGAAGGCCTCGAACAGGGCGCGGTTGATCGGGTTGGTCGCCGGGTCGTGCTCGGCGTGCCACTGCACGCCCAGCGCGAAGTCCGCCGCGTCGCGGACGCGGATCGCCTCGACCGTCTCGTCCTCGGCGATGCCCTCGACCACGATCCGCCCGCCCGGCTCCAGAATACCTTGGCCGTGCAGGGAGTTCACCCGGATCGTCTCGCGCTCCAGGAGGCGGGCGAAGGTGCCCCCGGGCGCCAGCCTGACCTCGTGACGGTCGGCGAAGATCAGTTCCAGGTCCGGGTGGATCTCGCCGTTCTCGAGGCGCGGCATGCGGTGGTTGAGCCGGCCCGGCAGATCGCGGATCTCCGGGTGCAGGCTGCCCCCGAAGGCGACGTTCATCTCCTGGAAGCCGCGGCAGATGCCGAACAGCGGCACGCCGCGCGCCACGCAGGCCTCGATCAGCGGCAGCGCCACGGCGTCGCGATCCTCGTCGTAGGGCTCGTGCGCCGCGCAGGGCTCG from Methylobacterium radiotolerans JCM 2831 includes the following:
- the gntA gene encoding guanitoxin biosynthesis heme-dependent pre-guanitoxin N-hydroxylase GntA; translation: MHLPRDDREHPRAEAFRDFIRNPPFPCVGAKSALSRGRMRIVVARDITSGWDDMRIYPALLAFVAQYRAQPDLFQSFAVVFEGPSDLSEEAFERNLWARAQSLTDKDAWLGQPHDARVAEDPDNPHFSLSFGGEAFFVVGLHPQASRPARRFSSPVLVFNLHAQFERLRAEGRYEKLRAAILERDEALAGSVNPMLARHGEASEARQYSGRAVDADWRCPMKGRPAPAPEARDWHPPVLPFDRGLPGSGA
- a CDS encoding gamma-glutamyl-gamma-aminobutyrate hydrolase family protein — protein: MTRPVIGVIGNARLIDSRFPAQIVGENNMRAVAAVAGALPLMFAAVPAITDLGDLLDTVDGVLLTGGRANVHPARFNTEPCAAHEPYDEDRDAVALPLIEACVARGVPLFGICRGFQEMNVAFGGSLHPEIRDLPGRLNHRMPRLENGEIHPDLELIFADRHEVRLAPGGTFARLLERETIRVNSLHGQGILEPGGRIVVEGIAEDETVEAIRVRDAADFALGVQWHAEHDPATNPINRALFEAFGAAAATRHRARTAGRA
- a CDS encoding cytochrome P450, whose protein sequence is MPDATLLDQVKDFANRPNPYPVYAKLRENPVSRQDDGTEAGTWVAASHGTIARLLQDPRVSSDTLPPADRPRTGNPLTDLIVKPLKDWMMDRHRVFIFRDPPDHDALRSAVMHQFSRERVQAMRARSDRLVADLLDEKCGAREIDAVDDLAYPLPVTVICELFGVPREDEPKFHGWATQLATALEPDSLSDPEIRAANSRTFDAIGGYMGDLIKEKRRHPQDDMLSGLANHATPAGVKMGDYDLIATSILMLVAGHETTVNLITNGLLTLLRHPDELERLRQDPLRAPRLIEELLRYEPPVQFRTRRTLSPIDIAGVTVPEGADLVLLLASGNRDAAVFPDPDRFDPDRAGTRHLGFGGGLHYCVGAPLARFEAEAALTALARRLKAPRLIEDPPPYRPGAALRGPEHLRVAIDGIA
- a CDS encoding NAD(P)/FAD-dependent oxidoreductase, translating into MAWESGRVLIVGAGLAALRGAEALREAGFSGPLTIVGDEPHFPYDRPPLSKHVLTGAIPAEATTLPGIGALAAEWQLGSAAQRLDRQARTVSLADGRILPYDRLLIATGTRARPWANPHEGRLAGVFTLRGRDDAAALRRALAAGPKHVLVIGAGFIGCEVASLCRQLDLPVTLVEPGPTPLGRVLGSTVGAFIGAIHEGHGVALRCGREVEWLEGRDGRLVRAHLVDGSSLAADIAVIALGAVRNTEWLDGAGLSADPGGVDCDARGHVLDTDGRPDPRIAAAGDVARFPHPLYDGRRVALEHWSHAVAQGVHAGRLLAGAEPGAPYGALPTFWSTQGDLVVKSVGLTEGADAVAITQGDAAAGRFVATYGRAGRCIAAVSVDSARWLPAHAELVETRAPFPPEGAATDRPKGVTVFEPGFA
- a CDS encoding DUF1989 domain-containing protein, encoding MCQDDVQTIEPRSGVAFTLERGQRLTVIDPCGEQVADLLAFNRHDTGEVISSGRTLDYASRIYLTTGDPLYSNRSNILLRIVEDTVGRHDFLLTPCSSDTFRIIYGDTNPHRGCFGNLAAALAPYGIAPDAIPVAFNCFMNVPVDGATGALTVAPPLSRAGDRIVFVAETDLIIGLTACSALQSNNGSFKPIHYSVSA
- a CDS encoding methyl-accepting chemotaxis protein — encoded protein: MTPTQTSRPPADRAAPWQGFADLRLRHKLAAVMALVLLAIGALSALSFVDMRGSALEDRALMTKRLTEVAQSLLVHYEAQARTGQMPVAEAQKAALAAITALRFGSEDYFFVLDAQGHLIANAFNAKNVGKQVLDQTDVPGGKRYFAEMVETAKRDGAGFVDYMKPRAGGSVPVEKVASVQMFKPWGWIVATGLYRDDVHAAVRDRAITLGLWSAGLALPILALLLLVGNGLSRPITRLTAAMRGLADGDLAVTVADQRRGDEVGAMARAVQVFKDALIAKRAADAAAVTESEAKMRRAQMLDDVTARFDAQVSALTQGLSAAAVEMEATAREMTRTAARTTDQSVRVAATSEQTSSNVQTVAAASEEMAASINEIASRVAQSSAMADRAGTDVAQTNALMQVLSRGTDQISEVMGLIAGIAGQTNLLALNATIEAARAGEAGKGFAVVAGEVKALASQTARATETIATQIAAIQNETRQAVESMRTIGGTIEEMRTVALSVAAAMEEQGAATSEIVRNVTQAAQGTQAVSTDIADVRQAARETGAASDQVLSAAQELARYSTSLGQEVATFLAAVKAA